Proteins found in one Planococcus citri chromosome 2, ihPlaCitr1.1, whole genome shotgun sequence genomic segment:
- the LOC135836812 gene encoding protein argonaute-2-like translates to MDDKKKNRGGGGKKSGRGGFQQQQDRDQSRPNYPPAESGNAGRGRGAWLHHQYSPRAGGPGGPSSHDPGSGASPHHQYSSRGRGSAGPSFHDPGSGGRFNPHQQQRPFVPTQPDQRFQAPAPMHRGEPPIRWGPPGGQRPSRPAFTPQRTPFPSEPSASSSTRDLPAASAWGSKSASSEAPARDPQPGGAWARKPDSDQPVAKAVAPKSASGEVHLDSKPEVAQPQPQAPEKSSEAQASSSSKSGKKKKRKGGGGIGDKPLDQAFKTDLVLGSSSQPGTKKPETKVEKAAPPAKPVQEPDKTTAPLFDIPKRPKGTLVHPAKYFQNERGSLVEVNFLRIDLKSLALKIFQYDVAFEPDKRPELFREALRLLFEQNRINRHPAHDGRKQIYVAGSKIRFPGDTDSFTGNVEVSYEEGRRINYTIAVKLTRETDLQSLATYMRNGSSLRPFDIQPLEIALMHPAMSNPDLIKAGRSFFTVPNSPTYLGNGMDLFKGHTQSVVIPWLDESKGTPHLYLNVDVAHKAFPRAQPVIDYIEHQFFSSDRGPALQNDTSLAPWQMQAASSFLKNIKVAYDDGVRRRTFKVDSLGQSPREARFKLENGRETTVLEYFRTEKNIRLKYPNLPCLNSRNRLFPIERCTVVPKQVVNKVMDGDQTSAMVSCAAKPTTERKQTINQSLRNIPFNSDPCLEEFGLTVSPNFERVNSYELKPPSIQYAGSVLSVRDGQWRQQNDKFIRPVPLLKWVLINTDDRSQNLVHNVIQEFRNAGPTCGIQVDHPQLIDIFRFRSENDFTKHFDEWKRKGAQFFMVILKDRDSNVYNYVKRAAELQIGVLTQCMKAATVKQTIRQRFGMTARNILLKLNAKINGINHVLAANLKPEILNEDVMIVGADVTHPPPGSNDLSIAAVVASHDEFAVKYNMQYRLQAPRNEMIRDLKNIMEAQLSFYQKSMGKLPKRILYYRDGVADTQFEKVLSYEVQAIRQAFAKLETRPTLTFIIVQKRHHARFFPTSQEMSDQSKNFNVRAGTVVDEKITHPTEMNFYLVSHKSIQGTARPTKYHLLYDDSSPTIDLISLERLTYYLCHLYARCNRSVSYPAPTYYAHWGAARAKALWSNDFLDFKRRGEDPCRLINEQDRRGRILDDVVNGTPMFFI, encoded by the exons ATGGATGACAAAAAAA AAAATCGTGGCGGAGGCGGAAAGAAATCAGGTCGCGGTGGTTTTCAACAGCAGCAAGATCGTGATCAGTCTAGACCCAATTATCCGCCTGCAGAGTCTGGTAACGCCGGGCGCGGGCGTGGCGCATGGCTACATCATCAATACAGCCCAAGAGCTGGTGGCCCTGGAGGGCCTAGTTCTCACGATCCTGGTTCTGGCGCATCGCCACATCATCAATACAGCTCAAGAGGTCGTGGCTCTGCCGGACCTAGCTTTCACGATCCTGGTTCTGGCGGTCGTTTTAACCCTCATCAGCAACAACGTCCGTTTGTACCGACCCAGCCGGATCAAAGATTTCAAGCACCTGCTCCTATGCATCGAGGGGAACCACCAATACGTTGGGGGCCGCCTGGAGGACAAAGACCATCGAGGCCTGCATTTACACCGCAACGAACACCATTCCCTTCCGAACCTTCTGCCAGCTCGTCGACTCGTGATCTGCCTGCTGCGTCAGCTTGGGGCTCGAAGAGTGCTTCTAGTGAGGCACCAGCCCGAGATCCTCAGCCTGGTGGCGCATGGGCTCGAAAACCCGATTCTGATCAACCCGTTGCGAAAGCTGTAGCTCCGAAAAGCGCATCAGGCGAGGTACATCTAGATTCTAAGCCTGAAGTTGCACAGCCGCAGCCCCAAGCGCCCGAAAAATCTTCCGAAGCGCAGGCATCTTCATCGTCGAAATCTggcaagaagaagaagaggaaggGAGGAGGAGGCATTGGAGACAAACCATTAGATCAAGCGTTTAAAACGGATCTTGTATTGG GATCTTCGAGCCAACCAGGTACTAAAAAACCTGAAACCAAAGTTGAGAAAGCGGCTCCTCCTGCGAAGCCCGTACAAG AACCGGACAAAACAACGGCACCGTTGTTTGATATACCAAAGAGGCCTAAAGGTACTCTGGTACATCCTGCGAAATACTTCCAGAACGAGAGAGGAAGTCTCGTGGAAGTCAACTTTTTACGTATCGACTTGAAAAGCTTggcacttaaaatttttcaatacgatGTTGcttttgaacccgataaacgtccGGAGTTATTCAG GGAAGCGTTGAGGTTATTATTCGAACAAAATAGGATTAATAGGCATCCAGCACACGACGGCCGTAAACAAATATACGTGGCTGGTTCTAAGATACGTTTTCCTGGTGATACTGATTCG TTCACGGGCAATGTTGAAGTATCGTACGAAGAAGGTCGTCGAATCAACTACACGATTGCTGTTAAACTTACAAGGGAGACGGATTTGCAGTCGTTGGCCACGTACATGAGAAATGGTTCATCTTTACGTCCATTTGACATTCAACCGTTGGAAATAGCTTTGATGCACCCTGCGATGTCCAATCCAgattt AATCAAAGCTGGACGTTCATTCTTCACTGTACCGAATTCACCAACTTACTTGGGTAACGGAATGGACTTATTTAAAGGTCATACTCAGAGTGTGGTTATACCGTGGTTGGACGAGAGCAAAGGCACGCCGCATTTATACCTGAACGTTGATG TTGCTCATAAAGCGTTTCCGCGAGCGCAACCAGTCATCGATTACATTGaacatcaatttttctccagtGATAGAGGTCCCGCTCTACAAAATGATACAAGTTTAGCACCATGGCAAATGCAGGCCGCTTCAAGTTTTCTGAAAAACATAAAGGTTGCGTACGATGATGGAGTCAGAAGACGCACCTTCAAAGTGGATTCTCTCGGTCAATCACCCAGAGAGGCTAG ATTCAAGCTGGAAAATGGACGTGAAACTACTGTACTGGAATATTTTAGAACTGAGAAGAATATTCGGTTGAAGTATCCCAATCTGCCCTGCCTAAATTCTCGCAATAGACTTTTTCCAATCGAA CGATGCACTGTGGTTCCGAAACAAGTAGTCAACAAGGTAATGGACGGTGATCAAACTAGTGCGATGGTATCATGTGCCGCAAAGCCTACTACCGAGAGGAAACAAACGATTAATCAATCG CTAAGAAATATACCATTCAATAGTGACCCCTGTTTGGAAGAATTCGGATTGACGGTGAGCCCCAATTTCGAAAGAGTCAACAGTTATGAACTGAAACCACCGTCCATTCAATATGCCgga AGTGTTTTATCAGTGAGAGATGGTCAATGGAGACAACAGAATGATAAATTCATAAGACCAGTACCGTTATTGAAATGGGTGCTTATAAACACAGACGACAGATCTCAGAATTTGGTTCA TAATGTGATACAAGAATTTCGAAACGCGGGTCCTACGTGCGGCATCCAAGTTGATCATCCGCAACTAATAGATATATTCCGGTTTAGAAGTGAAAACGATTTCACCAAACATTTTGATGAATGGAAAAGGAAAGGTGCTCAGTTCTTCATGGTAATTTTGAAGGACCGAGATTCGAACGTTTACA ATTATGTGAAAAGAGCAGCTGAACTTCAGATTGGAGTGTTGACGCAATGCATGAAAGCCGCAACTGTGAAACAAACGATAAGGCAAAGATTCGGGATGACTGctcgaaatattttattaaagcTTAACGCGAAAATCAACGGCATCAATCACGTACTTGCTGCTAATTTGAA ACCTGAGATTTTGAACGAAGATGTGATGATCGTAGGTGCGGATGTTACTCATCCGCCACCAGGTTCGAATGATCTGTCTATCGCTGCG GTGGTTGCATCGCACGATGAATTTGCAGTCAAGTACAATATGCAATACCGATTGCAAGCACCTCGTAATGAGATGATTCGCGATTTGAAGAACATTATGGAGGCGCAGTTATCATTTTATCAAAAGAGTATGGGTAAACTCCCAAAACGTATATTGTACTATCGTGATGGTGTCGCGGATACTCAATTTGAGAAG GTCCTATCTTACGAAGTACAGGCCATCCGTCAAGCTTTCGCTAAACTTGAGACAAGACCTACTCTCACGTTCATAATAGTTCAGAAAAGACACCACGCGAGATTCTTCCCGACGTCTCAAGAAATGTCcgaccaaagcaaaaattttaatgtgagAGCGGGTACTGTGGTCGACGAAAAAATAACACATCCGAcggagatgaatttttatctGGTCAGCCACAAAAGCATTCAA GGTACAGCCAGACCAACGAAGTATCATTTGTTGTACGACGATAGTTCACCTACTATCGATTTGATTTCGTTGGAACGATTGACGTACTATCTTTGCCATTTGTACGCCCGCTGTAACCGATCGGTTTCGTATCCGGCACCTACATATTATGCGCATTGGGGAGCCGCAAGAGCCAAAGCGTTGTGGAGCAA TGATTTCTTGGATTTCAAGAGAAGAGGCGAGGATCCTTGCAGGTTGATTAACGAGCAAGATCGACGCGGCCGAATACTCGATGACGTCGTCAATGGCACGCctatgttttttatttaa